One segment of Amycolatopsis alba DSM 44262 DNA contains the following:
- a CDS encoding helix-turn-helix domain-containing protein, translated as MAGWSLVVPRHDIGRAPGERMLRRPHPRLAAHVSSYVGHDLPDAGPTAWRITPLSVLIWVIDLEAPRRPRGEGVIPESPVLGLRDRPLLAEQDGVSRGIAVALTPLGAYGLFGIPLRELTNSAIAAVDLMPSGPLTERLAEASGWPERFRLLDEYLMSRLARGPELAPTVRYVWDRLSADTVRVGALADEIGWSRQHLNARFREQIGLNPSTIGRITRLNRVMALVNEASSLSWAEVAHLGGYSDQAHLVREFRALTGCSPTEVGKPAGLFVPPGHGA; from the coding sequence ATGGCCGGGTGGAGTCTGGTGGTGCCGCGCCACGACATCGGCCGCGCGCCCGGTGAGCGGATGCTCCGGCGGCCGCATCCCCGTCTCGCCGCACACGTCTCGAGTTACGTCGGGCACGACCTGCCCGACGCCGGGCCGACCGCGTGGCGGATCACGCCGCTGTCCGTGCTGATCTGGGTGATCGACCTCGAAGCCCCGCGCCGTCCGCGCGGGGAAGGCGTGATCCCGGAATCGCCCGTACTGGGATTGCGAGACCGGCCGCTGCTCGCGGAACAGGACGGGGTCTCGCGCGGGATCGCCGTCGCCCTGACCCCGCTCGGCGCGTACGGATTGTTCGGGATCCCGTTGCGCGAGTTGACCAATTCGGCGATCGCGGCGGTCGATCTGATGCCGTCCGGGCCGCTGACCGAACGGCTCGCGGAGGCGTCGGGCTGGCCGGAGAGGTTCCGGCTCCTGGACGAGTATCTGATGTCGAGGCTCGCTCGCGGTCCGGAACTCGCGCCGACGGTCCGCTACGTGTGGGACAGGCTGTCGGCGGATACGGTCCGAGTGGGCGCACTCGCGGACGAAATCGGCTGGAGCAGGCAGCACCTCAACGCCCGCTTTCGCGAACAGATCGGGCTGAACCCCAGCACGATCGGGCGGATCACCCGGCTAAACCGCGTCATGGCGCTGGTGAACGAGGCGTCGTCCCTCTCCTGGGCGGAGGTGGCGCACCTGGGCGGCTACAGCGACCAGGCGCACCTCGTCCGCGAGTTCCGGGCGCTGACCGGATGCAGCCCGACCGAGGTCGGGAAACCGGCCGGACTATTTGTTCCGCCAGGTCACGGAGCGTGA
- a CDS encoding non-ribosomal peptide synthetase, protein MTATLVDLFEDRVRQRPDAVALVCGEISVSYRELDDRSTRLAGLLAEHGARPGTFVGVRLPRSADLPMVLLAVLKSGAAYLPLDPSFPGERVAWMLRDADPVVVVSTSDVLGPDAPGQVYTLPNGVELFHQNKAETDFLFEEIFTKLEYLRNGITVRDGDVLFDVGANIGMYTLFAGLRWPDATIYSFEPIPAVYESLRRNVELHGLNAKALPYGLAGQSGEADFTFYPHDTVISSCVATDEAAHEMVRSYLRHQFDELAQDDDDEAVSDEAVDELVDARLSSERFTCRLRTLSEVVREYGVERIDLLKIDVESAEYEVLKGIDAEHWPLIRQLVIEVHGVDGRLDQVLTLLRGHGYEVTCAQHNRLLDDTALCNVYAIRTDAAPPGEEPAAPEESTSRRPRARILLDDPAVEARLSDGTGPVLSTAPQADDAAYLIYTSGSTGRPKGVVVPHRNVVALLAAADESYDFGPEDTWTLFHSYAFDFSVWELWGALAYGGKLVVVPAGIAQSPPDLLRLLADRQVTVLNQIPSAFYELMRADAEDPSTSGRLALRYVIFGGEALDLAKLDEWYGRHGHGPRLVNMYGITETTVHVTYAALEHGLPAAVGLIGRPLPGYRCYVLDDGLGLVPPGVLGELYVSGVGLAWGYWGRGGLTASRFVADPFGDAGGRMYRTGDLVRWGSGGLEYLGRTDDQVKIRGFRIELGEVESVLARCPGVADAVVVVGTDARGERCLVGHVTHDTSETSVDPARLGVTAREFVTGFLPGYMVPAVVMVSARFPVAPSGKVDRRALPAPVFGSASRAARTPLESTLCGLFGEVLGVEDVGADDSFFDLGGHSLIVTRLVSRVRSVLGVELGMRAPFDAPTPALLAVLVSQARERRLVLRPMPRPGHVPLSPAQARLWFLHRLEGPSATYNISMTLRIKGDLDEAALRAALGDVIARHESLRTVFPDTDGVPRQHVLSVDAARPVFESVQVNGQDLGTVLESLARSTFDLARELPIRAWLVERSADEHVFVVLLHHIAGDGWSLSPLTKDLSTAYNARRAGKDPEWTALPVHYVDYTLWQKELLGDAADPTSVHGTQLEYWRRTLSGLPERITLPADRPHPAIGTHRGDIHEFTWDAELHAALTTLAARYGASLFMVVHAGLVALLSKLGAGGDIPIGTPVAGRTDEALDDLVGFFVNTLVLRTDCSGVTTFRQLLERVRSVDLDAYAHQDLPFDQVVEMLNPARSRAHQSLFQVLLGMQNLPRDGIAMDGLSVTDGYVPTGTSKFDLFLQFTEGEAKLDGTIEFNTDIFDLGTAVSIVTRLRRLLTAVAAEPEHRLDDIELLTAAERRQVLVDWNDTSRDIPFAALPDLFDEQVARAPDAVAAVYEDAQLTYGELAERANRLARLLIRHGVGPERTVGVMIGRSLDVVVGLMAILKAGGAYLPIDPDYPAERIEFMLGDASPALLLTTGSIAKSLPDNDYPCVTIDDVDLEAYPGHPVRDDERTAALNRLTPAYVIYTSGSTGRPKGVVMTPDVMVNMFEWHNTVLGKGPGIRTAQFASASFDVSLQEMLSVLTSGRTLVIVPADVRTDPLRLVRWLEKHQVNELFAPNLLIDALGSAAEELDADLPDLRDIVQAGEALTVSRQVRRFCGRVPERRVHNNYGSTEAQVVTAYTLDGDPGGWPSPVPIGRLLDNLRAYVLDGALRPVPVGIAGDLYTAGAGLPRGYGNRPGLTAERFVPDPHGGPGARMYRTGDLARWHPDGHLEFAGRSDDQVKIRGFRVEPGEAEAALARCPGVARAVVVVRPDSRGEPCLVGYVTPEPGAAADLDVLARDHVAERLPAFLVPVVVLVLDALPLLPNGKLNRRGLPEPVFAGAADSPRSPREAVLCRLFADVLGIGEVGPDDGFFDLGGHSLLATGLISRVKAVLGVELGVGAVFEAPTPAALARLMAGDATGGAFDVLLELRGHGSLPPVFCVHPSSGMSWSYAGLLHHLDPEIPLYGLQSAIFGDDGAVPDTVEEIAADYLRRIREVQPSGPYRLLGWSFGGLVAHALAVRLEQEGEKVALLAILDVPPVVDRTGDPLPDDSADDVLADEIGQAGLPAETMERIDASIRHSVRLQGEFTPVRFGGDLLLCTAGPSGLADEWRPYVGGRITTHRIDTTHHRMMRTSALSRLGPVLAAALGWSSEGTA, encoded by the coding sequence ATCCCGGCGGTGTACGAGTCGTTGCGCCGCAACGTCGAGCTGCACGGCCTCAACGCCAAGGCCCTCCCGTACGGCCTGGCCGGACAGTCAGGCGAGGCGGACTTCACCTTCTACCCGCATGACACGGTCATCTCCTCCTGCGTCGCCACCGACGAGGCGGCGCACGAGATGGTCCGCTCCTACCTGCGTCACCAATTCGACGAGCTCGCCCAGGATGACGACGACGAGGCCGTCAGCGACGAGGCCGTCGATGAACTGGTCGACGCGCGGCTGTCCAGCGAGCGGTTCACCTGCCGGCTGCGCACCCTTTCGGAGGTCGTGCGCGAGTACGGTGTCGAGCGGATCGACCTGCTGAAGATCGACGTGGAGAGCGCCGAATACGAGGTGCTCAAAGGCATCGACGCCGAGCATTGGCCACTCATCCGGCAGCTCGTGATCGAGGTGCACGGCGTCGACGGACGGCTCGACCAGGTGCTGACCCTGCTGCGGGGGCACGGGTACGAGGTGACCTGCGCCCAGCACAACCGGCTGCTGGACGACACCGCGCTCTGCAACGTCTACGCCATCCGCACGGACGCCGCGCCACCCGGCGAGGAGCCTGCCGCGCCGGAGGAGAGCACGTCTCGACGGCCGCGGGCCCGGATCCTGCTGGACGACCCGGCGGTCGAGGCCCGGCTGTCCGACGGCACGGGCCCGGTTCTTTCGACCGCGCCCCAGGCGGATGACGCGGCGTACCTGATCTACACCTCCGGGTCCACCGGACGGCCGAAAGGTGTGGTCGTCCCGCACCGCAACGTCGTCGCGCTGCTCGCCGCGGCCGACGAGTCGTACGACTTCGGCCCGGAGGACACCTGGACGCTGTTCCATTCGTACGCCTTCGACTTCTCGGTCTGGGAACTGTGGGGCGCCTTGGCGTACGGCGGCAAGCTCGTCGTGGTTCCGGCCGGGATCGCCCAGTCCCCGCCGGATCTCCTGCGCCTGCTCGCCGACCGGCAGGTCACCGTGCTCAACCAGATCCCGTCGGCGTTCTACGAACTGATGCGTGCCGACGCCGAGGACCCGTCCACCTCGGGCAGGCTCGCCTTGCGCTACGTGATCTTCGGCGGTGAGGCGCTCGACCTGGCGAAGCTGGACGAGTGGTACGGACGGCACGGCCACGGTCCCCGGCTGGTCAACATGTACGGCATCACCGAGACCACGGTGCACGTCACGTACGCGGCGCTGGAGCACGGCTTGCCCGCCGCGGTCGGCCTGATCGGCCGTCCGCTGCCCGGTTACCGGTGCTATGTGCTGGACGACGGGCTGGGGCTGGTACCACCGGGGGTGCTGGGCGAGCTGTACGTGAGCGGCGTGGGCCTGGCCTGGGGATATTGGGGTCGCGGTGGCTTGACGGCATCCCGGTTCGTGGCGGATCCGTTCGGCGACGCGGGCGGGCGGATGTACCGCACCGGTGACCTGGTGCGGTGGGGAAGCGGCGGACTGGAGTATCTGGGGCGGACCGACGACCAGGTGAAGATCCGCGGCTTCCGGATCGAACTGGGCGAGGTCGAATCGGTGCTGGCGCGATGCCCCGGCGTGGCCGACGCGGTGGTCGTCGTCGGTACCGACGCGCGTGGCGAGCGATGCCTGGTCGGGCACGTCACCCACGACACCTCGGAAACCTCGGTGGATCCGGCGCGGCTGGGCGTGACGGCGCGGGAGTTCGTCACCGGGTTTCTCCCCGGCTACATGGTGCCGGCGGTCGTCATGGTGTCGGCGCGATTCCCGGTGGCACCCAGCGGAAAGGTCGATCGGCGGGCACTCCCGGCGCCGGTTTTCGGCTCGGCGTCGCGCGCCGCCAGGACCCCGCTGGAAAGCACGTTGTGCGGACTGTTCGGCGAGGTGCTCGGTGTCGAAGACGTCGGCGCCGACGACAGCTTCTTCGACCTGGGCGGGCATTCACTCATCGTGACGCGGCTGGTCAGCCGTGTCCGTTCGGTGCTCGGGGTGGAACTCGGCATGCGGGCGCCGTTCGACGCGCCCACCCCCGCGCTGCTGGCCGTCCTCGTGTCGCAGGCGCGGGAACGCAGGCTCGTCCTGCGGCCGATGCCCCGGCCCGGACACGTGCCGTTGTCCCCGGCGCAGGCGAGGCTGTGGTTCCTGCACCGGCTCGAAGGACCGTCGGCGACGTACAACATCTCGATGACCCTGCGGATCAAGGGAGATTTGGACGAGGCCGCGCTGCGCGCCGCGCTGGGTGACGTGATCGCCCGGCACGAGAGCCTGCGCACGGTGTTCCCGGACACCGACGGCGTGCCACGCCAGCACGTGCTTTCCGTCGACGCCGCCCGGCCGGTCTTCGAGTCGGTCCAGGTGAACGGACAGGACCTGGGCACCGTGCTGGAGTCCCTGGCTCGTAGCACCTTCGATCTCGCTCGCGAACTGCCGATCCGCGCTTGGCTGGTCGAGCGCTCGGCCGACGAGCACGTGTTCGTCGTGCTGCTGCACCACATCGCCGGTGACGGCTGGTCTTTGTCGCCGCTCACCAAGGACCTCAGCACGGCGTACAACGCCCGCCGCGCGGGAAAAGATCCCGAGTGGACGGCACTCCCGGTGCACTACGTGGACTACACGTTGTGGCAGAAGGAGTTGCTCGGCGACGCCGCGGATCCCACGAGCGTCCACGGCACGCAGCTGGAGTACTGGCGGCGGACGCTGTCGGGGTTGCCCGAGCGGATCACGCTGCCCGCCGACCGGCCGCATCCGGCGATCGGCACCCACCGGGGCGACATCCACGAGTTCACCTGGGACGCGGAGCTCCACGCCGCGCTGACCACGCTCGCCGCTCGGTACGGTGCCAGCCTTTTCATGGTGGTGCACGCGGGTCTGGTCGCGCTGCTGTCGAAGCTCGGCGCGGGCGGCGACATCCCGATCGGGACGCCGGTCGCCGGCCGGACCGACGAGGCGCTGGACGATCTGGTCGGGTTCTTCGTCAACACGCTGGTCCTGCGGACCGATTGTTCGGGTGTCACGACGTTCCGGCAGCTGCTCGAACGGGTACGAAGCGTCGACCTGGATGCCTACGCACATCAGGACCTCCCGTTCGACCAGGTCGTCGAGATGCTCAACCCGGCTCGATCCCGTGCGCACCAGTCCCTCTTCCAGGTGCTGCTGGGAATGCAGAACCTGCCGCGGGACGGGATCGCGATGGACGGGCTGAGCGTGACCGACGGGTACGTCCCGACCGGGACGTCGAAGTTCGACCTCTTCCTGCAGTTCACCGAAGGCGAAGCGAAGCTGGACGGCACGATCGAGTTCAACACCGACATCTTCGACCTCGGCACCGCCGTGTCGATCGTGACCCGGCTGCGCCGCCTGCTGACGGCGGTGGCCGCCGAGCCTGAGCACCGCCTCGACGACATCGAGCTGCTGACCGCGGCCGAGCGCAGGCAAGTCCTCGTCGACTGGAACGACACGTCTCGCGACATCCCGTTCGCCGCACTGCCCGATCTCTTCGACGAACAGGTGGCGCGCGCACCGGACGCGGTCGCCGCCGTCTACGAGGACGCACAGCTGACCTACGGCGAACTGGCCGAGCGCGCCAACCGGCTGGCCCGGTTGCTCATCCGCCACGGCGTCGGTCCGGAACGGACGGTCGGCGTGATGATCGGGCGATCGCTGGACGTCGTGGTCGGGCTGATGGCGATCCTCAAGGCGGGCGGCGCGTACCTGCCGATCGACCCGGACTACCCGGCGGAGCGCATCGAGTTCATGCTGGGTGACGCGAGTCCGGCGTTGCTGCTGACCACCGGGTCGATCGCGAAGTCGTTGCCGGACAACGATTATCCGTGCGTCACCATCGACGACGTCGACCTGGAAGCCTATCCGGGCCATCCGGTGCGGGACGACGAGCGGACTGCCGCTCTGAACCGGCTGACTCCCGCATACGTCATCTACACCTCCGGCTCCACGGGGCGGCCGAAGGGGGTGGTGATGACACCGGACGTCATGGTGAACATGTTCGAGTGGCACAACACCGTGCTCGGCAAGGGGCCCGGCATCCGCACCGCCCAGTTCGCGTCGGCGAGCTTCGACGTGTCACTGCAGGAGATGCTGTCGGTGCTCACTTCCGGCCGCACGCTGGTGATCGTGCCTGCCGACGTCCGGACCGACCCGCTCCGGCTGGTGCGGTGGCTCGAAAAGCACCAGGTGAACGAGTTGTTCGCGCCGAACCTGCTGATCGACGCGCTCGGCAGCGCGGCCGAAGAGCTGGACGCGGATCTCCCGGACCTGCGGGACATCGTCCAGGCGGGGGAGGCGCTGACGGTGAGCCGTCAGGTCAGAAGGTTCTGCGGGCGGGTGCCGGAGCGCCGGGTGCACAACAACTACGGCTCGACCGAGGCCCAGGTCGTCACCGCGTACACCCTGGACGGTGATCCCGGCGGCTGGCCCTCTCCGGTGCCGATCGGCCGGTTGCTGGACAACCTTCGTGCCTACGTTCTCGACGGCGCGCTCCGCCCGGTGCCGGTCGGCATCGCCGGTGACCTGTACACCGCGGGCGCGGGGCTGCCGAGGGGATACGGCAACCGTCCAGGGCTGACAGCCGAACGGTTCGTGCCGGATCCCCATGGCGGGCCGGGCGCGCGGATGTACCGCACCGGTGACCTCGCCCGCTGGCATCCGGACGGTCATCTCGAGTTCGCCGGCCGATCGGACGACCAGGTGAAGATCCGCGGGTTCCGGGTCGAGCCGGGTGAGGCGGAAGCGGCGCTCGCCCGCTGTCCGGGAGTCGCGCGGGCGGTGGTCGTCGTCCGGCCGGACAGCCGGGGCGAGCCGTGCCTGGTGGGGTACGTGACACCGGAACCGGGGGCCGCCGCAGACCTGGACGTCCTCGCGCGTGACCATGTCGCGGAGCGGCTGCCCGCGTTCCTGGTACCGGTCGTGGTGCTGGTGCTGGACGCGTTGCCGTTGCTGCCCAACGGAAAGCTGAATCGCCGGGGGCTGCCGGAACCCGTGTTCGCCGGGGCCGCGGACAGTCCTCGCTCGCCGAGGGAAGCGGTGCTGTGCCGGCTGTTCGCCGACGTGCTCGGTATCGGCGAAGTCGGCCCGGACGACGGTTTCTTCGACCTGGGCGGGCATTCGCTGCTGGCGACCGGCCTGATCAGCCGGGTTAAGGCCGTGCTCGGGGTGGAACTGGGTGTCGGGGCGGTGTTCGAAGCGCCCACGCCCGCCGCGCTCGCCCGGCTGATGGCGGGAGACGCCACGGGCGGTGCCTTCGACGTACTGCTCGAGTTGCGCGGACACGGCAGCCTGCCGCCGGTGTTCTGTGTCCATCCGTCGAGCGGGATGAGCTGGTCGTACGCGGGACTGCTCCACCACCTCGATCCGGAGATCCCGCTTTATGGACTGCAGTCGGCGATCTTCGGCGACGACGGTGCCGTGCCGGACACCGTCGAGGAGATCGCCGCGGACTATCTGCGCCGCATCCGGGAGGTACAACCGAGCGGACCGTACCGGTTGCTGGGCTGGTCGTTCGGCGGGCTGGTCGCGCACGCGCTCGCGGTGAGACTCGAACAAGAGGGCGAAAAGGTGGCGCTGCTGGCGATCCTCGACGTACCGCCCGTGGTGGACCGGACCGGCGACCCCCTCCCGGACGACAGCGCCGACGACGTGCTCGCCGACGAGATCGGCCAGGCTGGCTTGCCTGCCGAAACCATGGAGCGAATCGACGCCAGTATCCGGCACAGCGTCCGGCTGCAAGGCGAGTTCACTCCCGTGCGGTTCGGCGGTGACCTGCTGCTGTGCACGGCCGGACCGAGCGGATTGGCCGACGAATGGCGGCCTTACGTCGGTGGCCGCATCACGACCCACCGGATCGACACCACACACCACCGGATGATGCGCACGTCCGCCTTGAGCAGGCTCGGCCCGGTCCTGGCGGCCGCGCTCGGCTGGTCGTCAGAGGGCACGGCCTAA
- a CDS encoding thioesterase II family protein — protein sequence MTTTLTTLSTSDGGERGYLLLPPAGGTLRTFGSLAVAAGANVWGVEYPGHGERLAEPPASSVEELGALLADATPKDWFSRIVVIGFGMGAFVALEAAQRMGIAPGALIVVDACAPQRRSPDKNAKAGASAMGRVFGRTGLTPVAGYRDSPESWEHALDLLLGDLQLLNAYRGPVRTRLSCPLAAMRGTDDPASDSGDDATGGWRVWTSGPFVGRVVPGAYLGVLESGREAEFWARIRRLEAAFLDVEPDVA from the coding sequence ATGACGACCACGCTCACCACACTGTCCACATCGGACGGTGGCGAGCGCGGCTACCTGCTGCTTCCGCCCGCCGGCGGCACGCTCCGGACGTTCGGATCACTGGCCGTCGCGGCCGGTGCGAACGTCTGGGGAGTCGAGTACCCAGGGCATGGGGAACGGCTCGCGGAACCACCGGCTTCCTCTGTCGAAGAACTCGGCGCGCTCTTGGCCGATGCGACGCCGAAAGACTGGTTTTCCCGCATCGTGGTAATCGGCTTCGGCATGGGCGCCTTCGTCGCGTTGGAAGCGGCTCAACGGATGGGCATCGCCCCTGGCGCGTTGATCGTCGTGGACGCGTGCGCCCCGCAGCGGCGCTCGCCGGACAAGAACGCCAAGGCGGGCGCGTCGGCCATGGGACGGGTGTTCGGCCGCACCGGGCTCACCCCGGTCGCGGGCTACCGCGACTCGCCCGAAAGCTGGGAGCACGCTCTGGACCTGCTGCTCGGCGACCTTCAGCTGCTGAACGCCTACCGCGGGCCCGTCAGGACACGGCTTTCGTGCCCGCTCGCGGCGATGCGCGGCACCGACGATCCGGCGTCCGATTCGGGCGACGACGCCACGGGCGGCTGGCGGGTGTGGACTTCCGGTCCGTTCGTCGGCCGCGTCGTCCCCGGCGCGTATCTCGGTGTGCTCGAATCCGGCCGGGAGGCCGAGTTCTGGGCCAGGATCCGCCGTCTGGAAGCTGCCTTCCTCGACGTCGAACCGGACGTCGCTTAG
- a CDS encoding alpha/beta fold hydrolase, with the protein MKKIGSFRNPAAEDRYFAAYDRAMAECPEPGAVVNIRTHHGITRVYRYGDNGAPIVLLPGLMATSACYAALLPALAEQNTVYAIDTLGEAGGSVHKMPFKDIRDRACALDDVFERLDLTAVHLVGGSTGGWHAVNQAIHAPGRLASIGLLDATTVTAPFARKVFRYGLPAAVFDSERLWRRFTTWSAGEDILDQPAARLVLAGVRCYRARVPFQVCPSEKALRSIELPTLALFGGRSVVHDPAAAAARLESLVPHADVEILPDAGHYLYLRPEDRDLIIERLLKWVA; encoded by the coding sequence ATGAAAAAGATCGGGAGCTTCCGAAATCCCGCGGCCGAGGACCGGTACTTCGCCGCCTACGACCGCGCCATGGCCGAGTGCCCGGAGCCGGGCGCGGTGGTGAACATCAGGACGCACCACGGCATCACTCGCGTCTACCGCTATGGCGACAACGGCGCGCCGATCGTCCTGCTGCCAGGGCTCATGGCGACTTCCGCCTGTTACGCAGCACTTCTTCCCGCCTTGGCCGAGCAGAACACGGTCTACGCTATCGACACTCTCGGCGAGGCGGGCGGGAGCGTTCACAAGATGCCGTTCAAGGACATCCGCGACCGCGCGTGCGCTCTCGACGACGTCTTCGAGCGCCTGGATCTGACCGCCGTGCACCTCGTCGGCGGTTCGACCGGCGGCTGGCACGCGGTCAACCAGGCGATCCACGCGCCCGGCAGGCTCGCGTCCATCGGTTTGCTGGACGCGACCACCGTTACGGCGCCGTTCGCCCGGAAGGTGTTCCGGTACGGCCTTCCTGCGGCCGTCTTCGACAGCGAACGTCTGTGGCGGCGCTTCACGACGTGGTCCGCCGGGGAGGACATCCTCGACCAGCCCGCCGCTCGGCTGGTGCTCGCCGGTGTCCGGTGCTACCGGGCACGAGTGCCGTTCCAGGTATGCCCGAGCGAGAAGGCACTCCGGTCCATCGAATTGCCCACACTCGCCCTTTTCGGCGGGCGCAGCGTCGTGCACGATCCGGCCGCTGCCGCCGCGCGGCTCGAAAGCCTTGTCCCCCACGCCGACGTCGAAATCCTGCCCGACGCCGGTCATTACCTCTATCTCCGTCCGGAGGATCGCGACCTGATCATCGAACGGCTCCTCAAGTGGGTCGCTTAG